In the genome of Sciurus carolinensis chromosome 3, mSciCar1.2, whole genome shotgun sequence, one region contains:
- the Wfikkn2 gene encoding WAP, Kazal, immunoglobulin, Kunitz and NTR domain-containing protein 2 isoform X1, which produces MWALGCRRFWSCRGLLLLLLLLLGVSPPGLALPPIRYSHAGICPNDMNPNLWVDAQSTCKRECETDQECETYEKCCPNVCGTKSCVAARYMDVRGKKGPVGMPKEATCDHFMCLQQGSECDIWDGQPVCKCKDRCEKEPSFTCASDGLTYYNRCYMDAEACSRGITLAVVTCRYHFTWPNTSPLPPETTVHPTTASPETPGLDMAAPALLNHPVHQSVTVGETVSFLCDVVGRPRPEITWEKQLEDRENVVMRPNHVRGNVVVTNIAQLVIYNAQPQDAGIYTCTARNAAGVLRADFPLSVVRGGQAVATSESSPNGTAFPAAECLKPPDSEDCGEEQTRWHFDAQANNCLTFTFGHCHRNLNHFETYEACMVACMSGPLAVCSLPALQGPCKAYAPRWAYNSQTGQCQSFVYGGCEGNGNNFESRETCEESCPFPRGNQRCRACKPRQKLVTSFCRSDFVILGRVSELTEEPDSGRALVTVDEVLKDEKMGLKFLGREPLEVTLLHVDWACPCPNVTVGETPLIIMGEVEGGMAMLRPDSFVGASSTRRVRKLREVMHKKTCDILKDFLGLQ; this is translated from the exons ATGTGGGCCCTGGGGTGTCGCCGGTTCTGGTCCTGCcgggggctgctgctgctgctactgctgctgctcgGGGTGTCCCCGCCGGGCCTGGCACTGCCGCCCATCCGCTATTCCCATGCTGGCATCTGCCCCAACGACATGAACCCCAACCTCTGGGTGGATGCACAGAGCACCTGCAAGCGAGAGTGTGAGACGGACCAG GAATGTGAGACCTATGAGAAGTGCTGCCCCAACGTGTGTGGAACCAAGAGTTGCGTGGCAGCCCGCTACATGGACGTGAGAGGGAAGAAGGGCCCAGTGGGCATGCCCAAGGAGGCCACCTGTGACCACTTCATGTGTCTGCAGCAGGGCTCTGAGTGCGACATCTGGGACGGCCAGCCCGTGTGTAAGTGCAAAGATCGCTGCGAGAAGGAGCCCAGCTTCACCTGTGCCTCCGATGGCCTCACCTATTACAACCGCTGCTACATGGATGCTGAGGCCTGCTCCAGGGGCATCACGCTGGCCGTCGTCACCTGCCGCTACCACTTCACCTGGCCCAACACCAGTCCCCTGCCTCCTGAGACCACCGTGCACCCCACCACGGCCTCCCCAGAGACCCCTGGGCTGGACATGGCGGCCCCAGCCCTGCTTAATCACCCTGTGCACCAGTCGGTCACTGTGGGTGAGACAGTGAGCTTCCTCTGTGATGTGGTGGGCCGGCCCCGGCCTGAGATCACCTGGGAGAAGCAGCTGGAGGATCGGGAGAATGTGGTCATGCGGCCCAACCATGTGCGTGGCAACGTGGTGGTCACCAACATTGCCCAGCTGGTCATATATAATGCCCAGCCTCAGGATGCTGGCATCTACACCTGCACGGCCCGGAATGCTGCCGGGGTCCTGAGGGCTGACTTCCCACTGTCCGTGGTCAGGGGGGGTCAGGCTGTGGCCACCTCGGAGAGCAGCCCCAACGGCACCGCCTTCCCGGCGGCCGAGTGCCTGAAGCCCCCTGACAGTGAGGACTGTGGTGAGGAGCAGACCCGCTGGCACTTTGACGCCCAGGCCAACAACTGCCTCACCTTCACCTTTGGCCACTGCCACCGCAACCTCAATCACTTTGAGACCTACGAGGCCTGCATGGTGGCCTGCATGAGTGGGCCACTGGCCGTGTGCAGCCTGCCTGCCCTGCAGGGGCCCTGCAAGGCCTATGCACCGCGCTGGGCCTACAATAGCCAGACGGGCCAGTGCCAGTCCTTTGTCTATGGCGGCTGTGAGGGTAACGGAAACAACTTCGAGAGCCGGGAGACCTGCGAGGAGTCCTGCCCCTTCCCCCGGGGCAACCAGCGCTGTCGGGCCTGCAAGCCACGGCAGAAACTCGTCACCAGCTTCTGTCGGAGCGACTTTGTCATACTGGGCCGAGTCTCAGAGCTGACCGAGGAGCCCGACTCAGGCCGTGCTCTGGTGACCGTGGACGAGGTTCTAAAGGATGAGAAGATGGGCCTCAAGTTCTTGGGCCGGGAGCCACTGGAAGTCACTCTGCTCCACGTGGACTGGGCCTGTCCCTGCCCCAATGTGACGGTGGGTGAGACGCCACTCATCATCATGGGCGAGGTGGAAGGTGGAATGGCCATGCTGCGACCTGACAGCTTCGTGGGAGCGTCCAGCACCCGGCGGGTCAGGAAGCTGCGTGAGGTCATGCACAAGAAGACCTGCGACATCCTCAAGGACTTCCTGGGCTTGCAATGA
- the Wfikkn2 gene encoding WAP, Kazal, immunoglobulin, Kunitz and NTR domain-containing protein 2 isoform X2: MDVRGKKGPVGMPKEATCDHFMCLQQGSECDIWDGQPVCKCKDRCEKEPSFTCASDGLTYYNRCYMDAEACSRGITLAVVTCRYHFTWPNTSPLPPETTVHPTTASPETPGLDMAAPALLNHPVHQSVTVGETVSFLCDVVGRPRPEITWEKQLEDRENVVMRPNHVRGNVVVTNIAQLVIYNAQPQDAGIYTCTARNAAGVLRADFPLSVVRGGQAVATSESSPNGTAFPAAECLKPPDSEDCGEEQTRWHFDAQANNCLTFTFGHCHRNLNHFETYEACMVACMSGPLAVCSLPALQGPCKAYAPRWAYNSQTGQCQSFVYGGCEGNGNNFESRETCEESCPFPRGNQRCRACKPRQKLVTSFCRSDFVILGRVSELTEEPDSGRALVTVDEVLKDEKMGLKFLGREPLEVTLLHVDWACPCPNVTVGETPLIIMGEVEGGMAMLRPDSFVGASSTRRVRKLREVMHKKTCDILKDFLGLQ; the protein is encoded by the coding sequence ATGGACGTGAGAGGGAAGAAGGGCCCAGTGGGCATGCCCAAGGAGGCCACCTGTGACCACTTCATGTGTCTGCAGCAGGGCTCTGAGTGCGACATCTGGGACGGCCAGCCCGTGTGTAAGTGCAAAGATCGCTGCGAGAAGGAGCCCAGCTTCACCTGTGCCTCCGATGGCCTCACCTATTACAACCGCTGCTACATGGATGCTGAGGCCTGCTCCAGGGGCATCACGCTGGCCGTCGTCACCTGCCGCTACCACTTCACCTGGCCCAACACCAGTCCCCTGCCTCCTGAGACCACCGTGCACCCCACCACGGCCTCCCCAGAGACCCCTGGGCTGGACATGGCGGCCCCAGCCCTGCTTAATCACCCTGTGCACCAGTCGGTCACTGTGGGTGAGACAGTGAGCTTCCTCTGTGATGTGGTGGGCCGGCCCCGGCCTGAGATCACCTGGGAGAAGCAGCTGGAGGATCGGGAGAATGTGGTCATGCGGCCCAACCATGTGCGTGGCAACGTGGTGGTCACCAACATTGCCCAGCTGGTCATATATAATGCCCAGCCTCAGGATGCTGGCATCTACACCTGCACGGCCCGGAATGCTGCCGGGGTCCTGAGGGCTGACTTCCCACTGTCCGTGGTCAGGGGGGGTCAGGCTGTGGCCACCTCGGAGAGCAGCCCCAACGGCACCGCCTTCCCGGCGGCCGAGTGCCTGAAGCCCCCTGACAGTGAGGACTGTGGTGAGGAGCAGACCCGCTGGCACTTTGACGCCCAGGCCAACAACTGCCTCACCTTCACCTTTGGCCACTGCCACCGCAACCTCAATCACTTTGAGACCTACGAGGCCTGCATGGTGGCCTGCATGAGTGGGCCACTGGCCGTGTGCAGCCTGCCTGCCCTGCAGGGGCCCTGCAAGGCCTATGCACCGCGCTGGGCCTACAATAGCCAGACGGGCCAGTGCCAGTCCTTTGTCTATGGCGGCTGTGAGGGTAACGGAAACAACTTCGAGAGCCGGGAGACCTGCGAGGAGTCCTGCCCCTTCCCCCGGGGCAACCAGCGCTGTCGGGCCTGCAAGCCACGGCAGAAACTCGTCACCAGCTTCTGTCGGAGCGACTTTGTCATACTGGGCCGAGTCTCAGAGCTGACCGAGGAGCCCGACTCAGGCCGTGCTCTGGTGACCGTGGACGAGGTTCTAAAGGATGAGAAGATGGGCCTCAAGTTCTTGGGCCGGGAGCCACTGGAAGTCACTCTGCTCCACGTGGACTGGGCCTGTCCCTGCCCCAATGTGACGGTGGGTGAGACGCCACTCATCATCATGGGCGAGGTGGAAGGTGGAATGGCCATGCTGCGACCTGACAGCTTCGTGGGAGCGTCCAGCACCCGGCGGGTCAGGAAGCTGCGTGAGGTCATGCACAAGAAGACCTGCGACATCCTCAAGGACTTCCTGGGCTTGCAATGA